A region of the Vallitalea longa genome:
CGCTTTCCACTGTCTAAATCACCCGAAGGTTCAATAGTCAGCTTCTCGCTCGACTTGCATGTGTTAAGCACGCCGCCAGCGTTCATCCTGAGCCAGGATCAAACTCTCATGTTTAAGATTTTTTAAGGTTAGAAATTCTTAGCTTCGATTTTCAGTTTCATCGAAACTTAATTATCAAAGGTTAGTATTTCTTAGCTTAAATCATCGTTAAGATTTTTTAAGCTTAGCTTAAATCATCGTGTAAGTTTTAATCTTGACCAGATTGCTCTGGCTTATATTTTATAGACTATCGTCTTTATCCATTAATTTACTAAGGAATTTCTTGGGTTTATAAAAACTTTATTTAATAAAGTTTAGTTGTCTAATATACTATTTATTTTTCATTGTTCAAAACTGCGTCGGAGACTATAATAACAAATTATTATAAAAGTGTCAAGCGTTTTTATAAAAAAAAATTATTAGTAACAATTTTATATTCATTTCATTTACTTTAACCTATGCTTTTTCCCAATTAATTACTTCCTTATTATAATCACAAAAAAGGTATTAATAAATATATAACAATTACATAAGTTAATATTTAATTAATTATCTACAAAAAAACTTTATAAATAACTGGCTTGTGCTATAATTAAATATTATATATTCATTTACCAACTATTTTTTAATAGCTAATAGTTGAGTAATAAATAAGTATTATTTTAGGAGGAATTATGATTAAATATTGTAAAAATTGTGGTAACCCAATATCACCAGGTCAGGTATACTGTAGTAAATGTGGAACTAAAGTTGATGATAATGATAATTTTTCTAGCAACCAGAACCAATATGATTACAATGAATATAATCAAAACCATAATAATAGTGGCACTGGCAAAAGATTCTGGAACATACCTAGAGGTAGATTTTTCAATGGTGCAAAATATTCTTTGAATAAGAATAACATAATAGAAGGTATTATAACAGGAGCTATTTCTTATGGCATATTAATAGCTCTATGCTCTATCCTTGGTTTTATATTATCAGCGAATCTTAACGGTAATATAACTGGAATAAATAGTATTTTATCTATGCTGGACTTAGATCAGATTAATATTACTTTTAATCCATTTGATTTGATCAACTTCTCATTGTTCAATACTTATAATGTAAATATGACTGTAGCAGGTAATGTAGCAAGATTTGTATTAAGTGTTAGATTAATAATATTATTGATATTACCTTTTATTTCTGTATTGACTTCTTTATTTATAATTAAAAAAGTTAAGAAAAAAATCAATGTAAGTTATGATTACCTTATTAGCTCAAGTATAGTTGTAGGTATATTGAACCTAATCCTTATTATTGTAACTGGTAAAAGAGCAGATTTAGGTTATGTCGCTAAACTAAATAATAGTTTTAGCTATTCATATAGTTTATTTATGATTCCTTTACTTATATTCATAATTTCGTACATCTGTTCTTTAATTATGTATAAAGGACAACTTAGACTTCCTTCTCTAGGTTTTCTTAGAGACTTGAAACCATTGTACAAAAAAATATTTATATTATCATTAATATTACTTGTACCTATGTTGATATTTATTATTCGTACATCATATGGTTTGACTCTAGAAAACATTATAACTACATCATTGCTTCAAGGATTAAATATATTAGCATATATACTTTTATCTTTCTTTGGTATTCCCGCTACCATTGGTAATGATATCAATTATAGAAATAAATTATTCAGCTTTTTTGTTAATGGTCACTTTTCAGTTACCTCAACGTTACTATATATTGTTGTCATAATTGGTGTTTTTTATCTTTTATACACCTATTTCCATAATCTCCAAAAGGATAATTATACTCATAACTACATGAAGATAATAAAAGTAATAATATCAATAGCAATAGTTAATTCGATTATCGCATATTTTACAGAAATAACTATTATGATAAGAGCATCTAGGAGAACTGTTCCTGCATACATAATAGGTGTTCCAACATCTATAGCTTTTCCTGTAACAATAATTGTTTGTGGTATTATAGTTTTTCTAAGTAAATATATAGGTAAATATGTTGATAAGTATATTAATATAATTGAAAATAGCAAGAAAAAATTCTATACTTTGTATGTAATCGTTCTACTTGTTATTGCATGTTTAAATGTATTTTTTACACCTGTCAATCCCTCAGCAGAATTAATGGACGATTTCAAAAGTACTATAATGGAGCACAATACTAACCTTAATGAAATGATGGATAATTTTGACGAAGGAGATTTGAAGTCCTATTAAAATATAAAATATTAGATATACAGAAATTGAGGGGTATCAATTCGTACCTGAGTAAACTGAAAGGGATGAATGTTAATGGGGAAAAATAAGACTGTTATAAAAATAATTTTGCTGATATTATTATTTATATTATTTATATCAATTATAGTATTTATTATAAATCATAACAAAAAAATTAAGTACATTAACAATATAGACAAACAAGTTAAGGAACTTTTTCGTCCAGTTATTGAGAACACTTCTTTTAAAATAAATGATGATAGTTTTCTTTTAACGTTTAACGATGCAAAATTTTCTAGGATGAAAGAACTTTATTCTACTAGATTGGAAAATGACGTAATTGTGGAATTCAGTATTTATAAAAATGAAGTTTCAAGAAATAACTTTATTACTAAAGGTACTTATATACCAAGAGTTAAAAGAGAC
Encoded here:
- a CDS encoding zinc ribbon domain-containing protein: MIKYCKNCGNPISPGQVYCSKCGTKVDDNDNFSSNQNQYDYNEYNQNHNNSGTGKRFWNIPRGRFFNGAKYSLNKNNIIEGIITGAISYGILIALCSILGFILSANLNGNITGINSILSMLDLDQINITFNPFDLINFSLFNTYNVNMTVAGNVARFVLSVRLIILLILPFISVLTSLFIIKKVKKKINVSYDYLISSSIVVGILNLILIIVTGKRADLGYVAKLNNSFSYSYSLFMIPLLIFIISYICSLIMYKGQLRLPSLGFLRDLKPLYKKIFILSLILLVPMLIFIIRTSYGLTLENIITTSLLQGLNILAYILLSFFGIPATIGNDINYRNKLFSFFVNGHFSVTSTLLYIVVIIGVFYLLYTYFHNLQKDNYTHNYMKIIKVIISIAIVNSIIAYFTEITIMIRASRRTVPAYIIGVPTSIAFPVTIIVCGIIVFLSKYIGKYVDKYINIIENSKKKFYTLYVIVLLVIACLNVFFTPVNPSAELMDDFKSTIMEHNTNLNEMMDNFDEGDLKSY